One stretch of Brachyhypopomus gauderio isolate BG-103 chromosome 8, BGAUD_0.2, whole genome shotgun sequence DNA includes these proteins:
- the tnrc6c2 gene encoding trinucleotide repeat-containing gene 6C protein isoform X2, translated as MAPPAPNRPSTVLRATHPERSPRVSATTSTEQLLRRGQHPPSATPGSPPSTPTSEHLAVLPHQSDLGTRHENSLWVNSTSSSSCWDQVITDKNDTEPWPSISYSNSQQALECTLDTDTSEVVSSSMSMATGASQQGHYQINKTSVNHSSTMVSSQGGPNRGWASEGKTDLSMASRGHSSWGSSNLNLNPNANPAAWPVLGHEAPGVGSGPGVMGGSSSLPSNMCGPGGIAPVHNTNGNGNIGCANGNLVGDCAWGSPDTPEQHQSPTNMSFSMDPPNLKSDGPNTKVEPMSPAHSWGGALSQSPTEQAGGDGTALWSSGDIKGGISKDSGWDSGGMSSWGGGGGGGGGGGGAGGGVGWGNWSKQSSTEGTGWDGNESATREPMSSWGPDAPASEGSRDSSEGNSLRRERSSSVDFPLLPRQDLDPRVLCNSGWGQTPVRQHTVWEMDENPDIKDDGGTEAWGTSRNAPLTGSAPPPQSCANPNLNVSPRMDSGSKSETPSRSMATPGWGGSVPPTSQPITGWGEPTTNKKMPNGSVGNWAEPMPGGPSTNGSSGQSWGSEDKSPSWDDGGIQTKSQGWGDGPSTSSGWGSSGSGNSGEWGETSDGRKNGSGSSSWDGDGGNWKEPQKGWGKAAPAAGGGSWGDSQHSNGTVQGWGAKQPESASGGSDVASMGSWGGPSSVKQGGSAWGSVGRPDPGEEATGWEEPSPSSIRRKMEIDDGTSTWGDPNTYRTSVNMWDKNNPASHNNPGTNNNSSSNHHHTGSSNNNHHHSHHGQGPGQNHSNGNNNGSPSQLGPPHNRMPMVNPGWGELPGVQPKSEPASWGEPSSSSSPVDNGTAAWGKPGRGAGSWAESGHEPSAPYSRCSAPTGSGSCKPGPKSMQDGWGSGGEDMNMSSSQWDAEEGDMWTSPTSQDSGSSCISWNQSKKGIQKGKMSTKQDEVWIMNRLIKQLTDMGFPRDPAEEALRSNNMNLDQAMSALLEKKSEGDRRGMGVADYSSGMNKPLVGRPPSLAKDTALDRASFLDKLPLTNSSLPSHGLGGISSSLAMQNLNNRQMNGMFGSNGAAQARGLQPQAPPPQPPVPSLSSAQPTLRAQVPQFLSPQVQAQLLQFAAKNIGLNPALLSSPINPQQMTLLYQLQQLQMAYQRLQIQQQMMQAQRNVSGPIRQQEQQVARTISNMQQQIQQHQRQLAQALLMKQQQASPASHTGLHPSHSKPNLDMFPGHPQASGLSISDLHTKEQQTPPSSFGPYPMSGMNGNMTCMEVGGVTLKDAPPQPQSRLSQWTHASGMDSLSTSSPHMETGLSKHGNASSTHVGDGKVMEDSFSPYNLLSSSQSPSSPMVAPESWPQGKNPSEKISTGTSINWPPEFCPGVPWKGLQNIDPEADPNMTPGSVSTGPTINTTIQDVNRYLLRDRNGGKLLDMKSTWSTGPISHTQASLSHELWKVPPGGRTSMAPSRPPPGLTNTKPSPSWASGSLGLGQGWSSSYSSEGTAWSSDNSSRTSSWLVLRNLTPQIDGSTLRTLCMQHGPLITFHLSLPQGNALVRYSSKEEAAKAQKSLHMCVLGNTTILAEFAGEEEVTRFFAQGQSLPPSSSWQGSSAPGSSQPRLANPSAAHPAVGQWGGAGTKAVGNPGSGGGGSGADLLWGGVQQYSSLWGPANGEESRVMGSPIPINTLLPGDLLSGESM; from the exons TGCTGCCCCATCAGAGTGACCTAGGAACCAGGCATGAGAATTCTCTTTGGGTCAACTCAACCAGCAGCAGCTCCTGTTGGGATCAAGTGATTACTGACAAAAACGACACTGAACCTTGGCCTTCCATTTCCTACAGCAACAGCCAGCAGGCATTAGAATGTACCTTGGACACTGACACGTCAGAAGTCGTTAGTAGCAGCATGAGTATGGCTACAGGAGCTAGCCAACAAGGTCACTACCAGATCAACAAAACAAGTGTTAACCACTCCTCAACTATGGTCTCCAGTCAAGGTGGCCCCAACAGGGGCTGGGCTTCTGAGGGCAAAACTGATTTGTCCATGGCCAGCAGGGGCCACTCCAGTTGGGGGTCTTCTAATCTGAACCTGAACCCCAATGCTAACCCTGCTGCTTGGCCTGTGCTAGGACATGAGGCCCCTGGAGTGGGGTCAGGGCCTGGTGTCATGGGTGGATCTAGTTCACTCCCATCCAACATGTGTGGCCCAGGAGGTATTGCACCGGTTCACAACACCAATGGAAATGGCAACATTGGATGTGCCAATGGAAACCTTGTAGGGGATTGTGCCTGGGGGAGCCCAGACACTCCAGAGCAGCACCAGTCCCCCACGAACATGTCTTTCAGCATGGATCCACCTAACCTTAAATCAGATGGACCAAACACTAAAGTTGAGCCAATGAGCCCTGCACACAGCTGGGGAGGAGCTCTGAGTCAGTCTCCCACTGAGCAAGCAGGTGGGGATGGAACTGCCCTGTGGAGTAGTGGAGACATCAAGGGTGGAATATCTAAAGACTCAGGCTGGGATTCTGGTGGTATGTCCTCttgggggggaggtggaggaggaggtggaggaggtggtggtgctggtggtggtgtaggctgGGGTAACTGGAGCAAACAGTCAAGCACTGAAGGCACTGGGTGGGATGGCAATGAGAGTGCAACTCGGGAGCCAATGAGCTCCTGGGGTCCTGATGCTCCAGCCAGTGAGGGTAGCAGGGACAGCAGTGAGGGCAACTCGCTCAGGAGAGAGAGATCCTCCAGTGTGGATTTTCCACTTCTGCCAAGACAGGACTTGGACCCCCGTGTTCTCTGCAACTCTGGCTGGGGACAAACCCCAGTCCGACAGCACACAGTATGGGAAATGGACGAAAATCCTGACATTAAGGATGATGGTGGCACTGAAGCCTGGGGTACTTCTCGCAATGCACCTTTAACTGGATCTGCACCACCTCCTCAAAGTTGTGCCAATCCCAACTTAAATGTGTCTCCCAGAATGGATTCTGGGAGCAAGAGTGAGACACCTTCTCGATCTATGGCAACACCTGGCTGGGGAGGGTCAGTGCCACCAACCAGTCAGCCCATCACTGGGTGGGGTGAGCCTACCACTAATAAGAAGATGCCCAATGGATCTGTTGGTAATTGGGCTGAACCGATGCCTGGTGGCCCCAGCACCAATGGCTCTAGTGGCCAGTCATGGGGTTCAGAGGACAAATCCCCAAGTTGGGATGATGGTGGCATCCAAACCAAGTCGCAAGGTTGGGGAGATGGACCCAGCACTTCTTCTGGTTGGGGAAGTAGTGGGAGTGGAAATAGCGGAGAGTGGGGAGAGACTTCAGATGGGAGGAAGAATGGCTCTGGTAGCTCATCTTgggatggagatggagggaaCTGGAAGGAGCCCCAGAAGGGCTGGGGCAAAGCAGCTCCAGCAGCAGGCGGTGGATCCTGGGGAGACTCTCAACACTCAAATGGCACAGTGCAAGGTTGGGGTGCTAAACAACCAGAATCCGCCAGTGGCGGCAGTGACGTTGCAAGCATGGGCTCCTGGGGTGGCCCAAGCTCAGTAAAACAGGGAGGCTCTGCCTGGGGGTCTGTTGGGAGGCCAGATCCAGGCGAAGAGGCCACAGGGTGGGAAGAGCCTTCGCCTTCTTCGATAAGACGCAAAATGGAGATTGATGATGGAACCTCCACCTGGGGAGATCCTAATACCTACCGAACTTCTGTCAACATGTGGGACAAGAATAACCCTGCCTCACACAACAATCCAGGcaccaacaacaacagcagcagtaaccaccaccacacagggtcTAGCAACAACAATCACCACCACAGTCATCATGGCCAGGGTCCGGGTCAGAACCACTCCAATGGAAACAATAATGGTTCACCTAGCCAACTGGGACCTCCACACAACAGAATGCCCATGGTGAACCCAG GCTGGGGAGAGCTGCCCGGTGTGCAGCCCAAATCAGAGCCCGCATCCTGGGGAGagccctcctcctccagctctccAGTAGACAACGGCACTGCCGCCTGGGGGAAGCCAGGCCGAGGCGCTGGGAGCTGGGCAGAGAGCGGCCACGAGCCATCTGCACCTTACAGTCGGTGCAGTGCCCCCACAGGCTCAGGCTCCTGCAAGCCAG GTCCCAAATCTATGCAAGATGGCTGGGGGTCAGGAGGGGAGGATATGAACATGAGCAGCAGCCAATGGGATGCTGAGGAGGGGGACATGTGGACCAGCCCCACCTCCCAGGACAGCGGATCTTCCTGTATATCCTGGAACCAGTCCAAGAAGGGAATACAGAAG GGGAAGATGTCCACCAAACAAGATGAAGTGTGGATCATGAATCGACTTATCAAACAGCTCACGGACATGGGCTTCCCA AGGGATCCTGCAGAGGAGGCACTGAGAAGTAACAACATGAATTTGGACCAGGCTATGA GCGCTCTGCTGGAGAAGAAAAGTGAAGGGGACAGGCGGGGCATGGGAGTGGCTGACTACAGCAGCGGCATGAACAAACCCCTGGTGGGCCGTCCTCCGAGCCTGGCCAAAGACACCGCCCTGGACCGAGCCTCCTTCCTGGACAAG CTCCCGCTGACCAATAGCAGCCTTCCCAGCCACGGACTGGGCGGGATCTCCTCGAGTCTGGCCATGCAAAACTTGAACAACAGACAG atgaaTGGAATGTTCGGCAGTAATGGAGCAGCACAAGCTCGGGGTTTGCAGccgcaggccccgccccctcagccGCCAGTGCCGTCTCTTAGCTCCGCCCAGCCTACTCTACGTGCTCAAGTGCCTCAGTTTCTCTCCCCTCAG GTTCAAGCACAGCTCTTGCAGTTTGCAGCAAAAAACATTGGTCTGAATCCTGCACTTTTAAGCTCACCAATAAACCCTCAACAAATGACTCTGCTGTACCAGCTCCAGCAGCTACAGATG GCATACCAGCGTTTGCAGATTCAGCAGCAGATGATGCAGGCTCAGCGAAATGTTTCTGGTCCCATTAGACAACAGGAGCAGcaa gttgcACGCACAATCAGTAACATGCAGCAACAGATCCAGCAGCACCAGAGGCAGCTGGCCCAGGCCCTGCTCATGAAGCAGCAGCAGGCCTCACCTGCCTCCCACACTGGCCTGCACCCCAGCCACAGCAAGCCCAACCTGGACATGTTTCCAGGACACCCCCAGGCTTCAGGCCTCTCCATCTCTGACCTGCACACCAAAGAGCAACAGACTCCTCCCAGTTCCTTCGGCCCCTACCCCATGT CTGGCATGAATGGGAACATGACCTGTATGGAGGTGGGAGGCGTGACCCTAAAGGATGCCCCGCCTCAGCCCCAGTCCCGCCTCTCCCAGTGGACGCACGCCAGTGGTATGGATTCCCTCAGCACCTCTAGCCCTCACATGGAGACCGGCCTGAGTAAACATG GTAATGCTTCCTCCACACATGTGGGCGATGGAAAGGTGATGGAAGACTCTTTCAGCCCATATAACCTACTATCCAGCTCGCAGTCTCCCAGTAGCCCAATGGTGGCACCAGAGAGTTGGCCACAGGGCAAGAACCCCAGTGAGAAGATATCCACCGGGACAAGCATCAACTGGCCCCCAG agtTCTGCCCAGGAGTTCCATGGAAAGGCCTCCAGAACATTGATCCTGAGGCAGACCCCAACATGACCCCAGGAAGTGTTTCCACTGGCCCTACGATCAACACAACCATTCAAGACGTCAACCGCTACCTGCTTCGGGACCGAAATGGag GGAAGCTTCTGGACATGAAGTCCACCTGGTCCACAGGTCCTATTTCTCACACACAAGCCTCACTGTCCCACGAGCTCTGGAAGGTTCCTCCAGGAGGCCGCACCTCCATGGCGCCGTCCCGGCCTCCGCCGGGTCTCACCAACACAAAGCCCTCCCCCAGCTGGGCCTCTGGCTCGCTGGGCCTCGGCCAAGGGTGGAGCAGCTCCTACTCCTcag aggGCACTGCGTGGAGCTCAGACAATTCCAGCAGGACTAGCAGCTGGCTTGTGCTACGTAACCTAACCCCTCAG atcgaTGGCTCTACTCTGAGAACCCTGTGCATGCAGCATGGCCCTCTCATCACGTTCCACCTGAGTCTGCCTCAGGGCAACGCGTTGGTGCGCTACAGCTCCAAAGAGGAGGCTGCAAAGGCCCAGAAGTCCCTGCACAT GTGCGTGCTGGGTAACACCACCATTCTGGCAGAGTTTGCTGGCGAGGAAGAGGTGACTCGCTTCTTCGCGCAGGGCCAGTCCCTCCCACCAAGCAGCAGCTGGCAGGGCAGCTCCGCCCCGGGCTCCAGTCAGCCCCGCCTGGCCAACCCGTCCGCCGCCCATCCCGCCGTCGGCCAGTGGGGCGGCGCCGGCACCAAGGCGGTGGGCAACCCCGGGTCTGGTGGCGGGGGCAGCGGCGCGGACCTGCTGTGGGGGGGCGTGCAGCAGTACTCCAGTCTGTGGGGGCCCGCCAACGGCGAGGAGAGCAGAGTGATGGGCAGCCCCATCCCAATCAACACCCTGCTGCCGGGCGACCTGCTCAGCGGCGAGAGCATGTAG
- the tnrc6c2 gene encoding trinucleotide repeat-containing gene 6C protein isoform X4 has product MSMATGASQQGHYQINKTSVNHSSTMVSSQGGPNRGWASEGKTDLSMASRGHSSWGSSNLNLNPNANPAAWPVLGHEAPGVGSGPGVMGGSSSLPSNMCGPGGIAPVHNTNGNGNIGCANGNLVGDCAWGSPDTPEQHQSPTNMSFSMDPPNLKSDGPNTKVEPMSPAHSWGGALSQSPTEQAGGDGTALWSSGDIKGGISKDSGWDSGGMSSWGGGGGGGGGGGGAGGGVGWGNWSKQSSTEGTGWDGNESATREPMSSWGPDAPASEGSRDSSEGNSLRRERSSSVDFPLLPRQDLDPRVLCNSGWGQTPVRQHTVWEMDENPDIKDDGGTEAWGTSRNAPLTGSAPPPQSCANPNLNVSPRMDSGSKSETPSRSMATPGWGGSVPPTSQPITGWGEPTTNKKMPNGSVGNWAEPMPGGPSTNGSSGQSWGSEDKSPSWDDGGIQTKSQGWGDGPSTSSGWGSSGSGNSGEWGETSDGRKNGSGSSSWDGDGGNWKEPQKGWGKAAPAAGGGSWGDSQHSNGTVQGWGAKQPESASGGSDVASMGSWGGPSSVKQGGSAWGSVGRPDPGEEATGWEEPSPSSIRRKMEIDDGTSTWGDPNTYRTSVNMWDKNNPASHNNPGTNNNSSSNHHHTGSSNNNHHHSHHGQGPGQNHSNGNNNGSPSQLGPPHNRMPMVNPGWGELPGVQPKSEPASWGEPSSSSSPVDNGTAAWGKPGRGAGSWAESGHEPSAPYSRCSAPTGSGSCKPGPKSMQDGWGSGGEDMNMSSSQWDAEEGDMWTSPTSQDSGSSCISWNQSKKGIQKGKMSTKQDEVWIMNRLIKQLTDMGFPRDPAEEALRSNNMNLDQAMSALLEKKSEGDRRGMGVADYSSGMNKPLVGRPPSLAKDTALDRASFLDKDGGLSDDTPTSPFMPSPAHKLPLTNSSLPSHGLGGISSSLAMQNLNNRQMNGMFGSNGAAQARGLQPQAPPPQPPVPSLSSAQPTLRAQVPQFLSPQVQAQLLQFAAKNIGLNPALLSSPINPQQMTLLYQLQQLQMAYQRLQIQQQMMQAQRNVSGPIRQQEQQVARTISNMQQQIQQHQRQLAQALLMKQQQASPASHTGLHPSHSKPNLDMFPGHPQASGLSISDLHTKEQQTPPSSFGPYPMSGMNGNMTCMEVGGVTLKDAPPQPQSRLSQWTHASGMDSLSTSSPHMETGLSKHGNASSTHVGDGKVMEDSFSPYNLLSSSQSPSSPMVAPESWPQGKNPSEKISTGTSINWPPEFCPGVPWKGLQNIDPEADPNMTPGSVSTGPTINTTIQDVNRYLLRDRNGGKLLDMKSTWSTGPISHTQASLSHELWKVPPGGRTSMAPSRPPPGLTNTKPSPSWASGSLGLGQGWSSSYSSEGTAWSSDNSSRTSSWLVLRNLTPQIDGSTLRTLCMQHGPLITFHLSLPQGNALVRYSSKEEAAKAQKSLHMCVLGNTTILAEFAGEEEVTRFFAQGQSLPPSSSWQGSSAPGSSQPRLANPSAAHPAVGQWGGAGTKAVGNPGSGGGGSGADLLWGGVQQYSSLWGPANGEESRVMGSPIPINTLLPGDLLSGESM; this is encoded by the exons ATGAGTATGGCTACAGGAGCTAGCCAACAAGGTCACTACCAGATCAACAAAACAAGTGTTAACCACTCCTCAACTATGGTCTCCAGTCAAGGTGGCCCCAACAGGGGCTGGGCTTCTGAGGGCAAAACTGATTTGTCCATGGCCAGCAGGGGCCACTCCAGTTGGGGGTCTTCTAATCTGAACCTGAACCCCAATGCTAACCCTGCTGCTTGGCCTGTGCTAGGACATGAGGCCCCTGGAGTGGGGTCAGGGCCTGGTGTCATGGGTGGATCTAGTTCACTCCCATCCAACATGTGTGGCCCAGGAGGTATTGCACCGGTTCACAACACCAATGGAAATGGCAACATTGGATGTGCCAATGGAAACCTTGTAGGGGATTGTGCCTGGGGGAGCCCAGACACTCCAGAGCAGCACCAGTCCCCCACGAACATGTCTTTCAGCATGGATCCACCTAACCTTAAATCAGATGGACCAAACACTAAAGTTGAGCCAATGAGCCCTGCACACAGCTGGGGAGGAGCTCTGAGTCAGTCTCCCACTGAGCAAGCAGGTGGGGATGGAACTGCCCTGTGGAGTAGTGGAGACATCAAGGGTGGAATATCTAAAGACTCAGGCTGGGATTCTGGTGGTATGTCCTCttgggggggaggtggaggaggaggtggaggaggtggtggtgctggtggtggtgtaggctgGGGTAACTGGAGCAAACAGTCAAGCACTGAAGGCACTGGGTGGGATGGCAATGAGAGTGCAACTCGGGAGCCAATGAGCTCCTGGGGTCCTGATGCTCCAGCCAGTGAGGGTAGCAGGGACAGCAGTGAGGGCAACTCGCTCAGGAGAGAGAGATCCTCCAGTGTGGATTTTCCACTTCTGCCAAGACAGGACTTGGACCCCCGTGTTCTCTGCAACTCTGGCTGGGGACAAACCCCAGTCCGACAGCACACAGTATGGGAAATGGACGAAAATCCTGACATTAAGGATGATGGTGGCACTGAAGCCTGGGGTACTTCTCGCAATGCACCTTTAACTGGATCTGCACCACCTCCTCAAAGTTGTGCCAATCCCAACTTAAATGTGTCTCCCAGAATGGATTCTGGGAGCAAGAGTGAGACACCTTCTCGATCTATGGCAACACCTGGCTGGGGAGGGTCAGTGCCACCAACCAGTCAGCCCATCACTGGGTGGGGTGAGCCTACCACTAATAAGAAGATGCCCAATGGATCTGTTGGTAATTGGGCTGAACCGATGCCTGGTGGCCCCAGCACCAATGGCTCTAGTGGCCAGTCATGGGGTTCAGAGGACAAATCCCCAAGTTGGGATGATGGTGGCATCCAAACCAAGTCGCAAGGTTGGGGAGATGGACCCAGCACTTCTTCTGGTTGGGGAAGTAGTGGGAGTGGAAATAGCGGAGAGTGGGGAGAGACTTCAGATGGGAGGAAGAATGGCTCTGGTAGCTCATCTTgggatggagatggagggaaCTGGAAGGAGCCCCAGAAGGGCTGGGGCAAAGCAGCTCCAGCAGCAGGCGGTGGATCCTGGGGAGACTCTCAACACTCAAATGGCACAGTGCAAGGTTGGGGTGCTAAACAACCAGAATCCGCCAGTGGCGGCAGTGACGTTGCAAGCATGGGCTCCTGGGGTGGCCCAAGCTCAGTAAAACAGGGAGGCTCTGCCTGGGGGTCTGTTGGGAGGCCAGATCCAGGCGAAGAGGCCACAGGGTGGGAAGAGCCTTCGCCTTCTTCGATAAGACGCAAAATGGAGATTGATGATGGAACCTCCACCTGGGGAGATCCTAATACCTACCGAACTTCTGTCAACATGTGGGACAAGAATAACCCTGCCTCACACAACAATCCAGGcaccaacaacaacagcagcagtaaccaccaccacacagggtcTAGCAACAACAATCACCACCACAGTCATCATGGCCAGGGTCCGGGTCAGAACCACTCCAATGGAAACAATAATGGTTCACCTAGCCAACTGGGACCTCCACACAACAGAATGCCCATGGTGAACCCAG GCTGGGGAGAGCTGCCCGGTGTGCAGCCCAAATCAGAGCCCGCATCCTGGGGAGagccctcctcctccagctctccAGTAGACAACGGCACTGCCGCCTGGGGGAAGCCAGGCCGAGGCGCTGGGAGCTGGGCAGAGAGCGGCCACGAGCCATCTGCACCTTACAGTCGGTGCAGTGCCCCCACAGGCTCAGGCTCCTGCAAGCCAG GTCCCAAATCTATGCAAGATGGCTGGGGGTCAGGAGGGGAGGATATGAACATGAGCAGCAGCCAATGGGATGCTGAGGAGGGGGACATGTGGACCAGCCCCACCTCCCAGGACAGCGGATCTTCCTGTATATCCTGGAACCAGTCCAAGAAGGGAATACAGAAG GGGAAGATGTCCACCAAACAAGATGAAGTGTGGATCATGAATCGACTTATCAAACAGCTCACGGACATGGGCTTCCCA AGGGATCCTGCAGAGGAGGCACTGAGAAGTAACAACATGAATTTGGACCAGGCTATGA GCGCTCTGCTGGAGAAGAAAAGTGAAGGGGACAGGCGGGGCATGGGAGTGGCTGACTACAGCAGCGGCATGAACAAACCCCTGGTGGGCCGTCCTCCGAGCCTGGCCAAAGACACCGCCCTGGACCGAGCCTCCTTCCTGGACAAG GATGGCGGGTTGTCGGACGACACACCAACCTCACCGTTTATGCCTTCTCCCGCCCACAAGCTCCCGCTGACCAATAGCAGCCTTCCCAGCCACGGACTGGGCGGGATCTCCTCGAGTCTGGCCATGCAAAACTTGAACAACAGACAG atgaaTGGAATGTTCGGCAGTAATGGAGCAGCACAAGCTCGGGGTTTGCAGccgcaggccccgccccctcagccGCCAGTGCCGTCTCTTAGCTCCGCCCAGCCTACTCTACGTGCTCAAGTGCCTCAGTTTCTCTCCCCTCAG GTTCAAGCACAGCTCTTGCAGTTTGCAGCAAAAAACATTGGTCTGAATCCTGCACTTTTAAGCTCACCAATAAACCCTCAACAAATGACTCTGCTGTACCAGCTCCAGCAGCTACAGATG GCATACCAGCGTTTGCAGATTCAGCAGCAGATGATGCAGGCTCAGCGAAATGTTTCTGGTCCCATTAGACAACAGGAGCAGcaa gttgcACGCACAATCAGTAACATGCAGCAACAGATCCAGCAGCACCAGAGGCAGCTGGCCCAGGCCCTGCTCATGAAGCAGCAGCAGGCCTCACCTGCCTCCCACACTGGCCTGCACCCCAGCCACAGCAAGCCCAACCTGGACATGTTTCCAGGACACCCCCAGGCTTCAGGCCTCTCCATCTCTGACCTGCACACCAAAGAGCAACAGACTCCTCCCAGTTCCTTCGGCCCCTACCCCATGT CTGGCATGAATGGGAACATGACCTGTATGGAGGTGGGAGGCGTGACCCTAAAGGATGCCCCGCCTCAGCCCCAGTCCCGCCTCTCCCAGTGGACGCACGCCAGTGGTATGGATTCCCTCAGCACCTCTAGCCCTCACATGGAGACCGGCCTGAGTAAACATG GTAATGCTTCCTCCACACATGTGGGCGATGGAAAGGTGATGGAAGACTCTTTCAGCCCATATAACCTACTATCCAGCTCGCAGTCTCCCAGTAGCCCAATGGTGGCACCAGAGAGTTGGCCACAGGGCAAGAACCCCAGTGAGAAGATATCCACCGGGACAAGCATCAACTGGCCCCCAG agtTCTGCCCAGGAGTTCCATGGAAAGGCCTCCAGAACATTGATCCTGAGGCAGACCCCAACATGACCCCAGGAAGTGTTTCCACTGGCCCTACGATCAACACAACCATTCAAGACGTCAACCGCTACCTGCTTCGGGACCGAAATGGag GGAAGCTTCTGGACATGAAGTCCACCTGGTCCACAGGTCCTATTTCTCACACACAAGCCTCACTGTCCCACGAGCTCTGGAAGGTTCCTCCAGGAGGCCGCACCTCCATGGCGCCGTCCCGGCCTCCGCCGGGTCTCACCAACACAAAGCCCTCCCCCAGCTGGGCCTCTGGCTCGCTGGGCCTCGGCCAAGGGTGGAGCAGCTCCTACTCCTcag aggGCACTGCGTGGAGCTCAGACAATTCCAGCAGGACTAGCAGCTGGCTTGTGCTACGTAACCTAACCCCTCAG atcgaTGGCTCTACTCTGAGAACCCTGTGCATGCAGCATGGCCCTCTCATCACGTTCCACCTGAGTCTGCCTCAGGGCAACGCGTTGGTGCGCTACAGCTCCAAAGAGGAGGCTGCAAAGGCCCAGAAGTCCCTGCACAT GTGCGTGCTGGGTAACACCACCATTCTGGCAGAGTTTGCTGGCGAGGAAGAGGTGACTCGCTTCTTCGCGCAGGGCCAGTCCCTCCCACCAAGCAGCAGCTGGCAGGGCAGCTCCGCCCCGGGCTCCAGTCAGCCCCGCCTGGCCAACCCGTCCGCCGCCCATCCCGCCGTCGGCCAGTGGGGCGGCGCCGGCACCAAGGCGGTGGGCAACCCCGGGTCTGGTGGCGGGGGCAGCGGCGCGGACCTGCTGTGGGGGGGCGTGCAGCAGTACTCCAGTCTGTGGGGGCCCGCCAACGGCGAGGAGAGCAGAGTGATGGGCAGCCCCATCCCAATCAACACCCTGCTGCCGGGCGACCTGCTCAGCGGCGAGAGCATGTAG